A stretch of DNA from Pontiella agarivorans:
TGCGGCGATAACCGCAGTGTTGATGTATTGCTTCCGGAGTGTCGATTGAGCATCGTGAGCTTTCATGACTTCCACCCTTCCTTGTTAGTTGCATTGAGCTCGAACAAGTATGACCCCACATCTTATCTTTGCCTGCAGGCACTATTCTAGAAGGGTGGTGTATGGGGTCAATCAAATACCCTTAAAATAGTACGGGTATATGGAAGGTGCTGTTCAGGGCTGAAGGGATTCCGCCAGCTCCCACATGGCGCGGACGGCGGGGTATTTCAGGTTGCGTTTGCTCGAAACCAGGCCGACCACGTAAGGCTTCAGATTCGGAGCATTCCGGAGAATGGAAACTTCATCGCGAAAAGGACTGCGCTCCAGAGCCAGTTTCGGAACCACGCCGATGCCGGTGCCGAGGCGGACCATGGCAATCAGCGCCTCGTTGCCTGAAACCTCCAGTGCAATATTGGGGGTAAGGCCGTTCGACCGGAACCATTCATCCAGCCGGTTACGCGCCGTCCCTGCCTGCGGAATCACCAGCGGTTCCTGTCCCCGGAACTTTCCAACCTTTGGAAATGCCGGGGTTCCGGGCTGAATGAAAACGAGCGGGGTTTCGGCCAGCGGCCTGAATTCCAGGCGCTGGAGTTTACGGTCGGGCCGTGCGGCGACGGCGAGATCAATTTCTCCGCTGTGCACCTGTTCGATCGCCCGTTCGGCCGCACCGGTTCGCAGGCCGAGATGAACATCCGGAAATTTTGCGCGGTAGGCTTCCAGCAGTTCCGGCAGCAGGCTGTAGACCGCGGTGATTGAGGCGTAGATGGAAATTGTTCCGGAAACGGATTCTTCCCGCGTCAGACCCTCGCGGAAATGGGTCCAGTCGTGTACCGCTTTCCGCGCATAATTAAGTAATTGGTTGCCGGCCTCCGTCAGTGCCACGCGGCGGTTGTCGCGCAGAAAGAGCGGCTGCCCGACCTCCTCTTCCAGACGCTGGATCGTGCGCGTCAGCGCCGACGGGCTGAGGTTGCACGCCTGGCTTGCCCGCCCGAAATGCAGCAGTTCTGCTGTCCGTATAAATGTTTCCAGTGCCTGAATATCCATGTGCGTGGGGATTGGGCCGGGAAGCGTCATTTCCAACCTTTGGAAAAGTACACTTTTATTCTTTAGGGCTCATCTTCCTGTGTTTCATTTTTCGCAATATAGTATTCACAATAATTCAATTTACGCAACATATAGATTCCGATAGGTTGCGCTCGATTTTAAACAACCAAGGAGATCAGACCATGGGTCAGAATTATTTCAACTCACTCAGCATGAAGCAGAAGCTCGAAGAGATCGGCACCTGCCGTTTTATGGATGCATCCGAATTCGCCAACGGCATCGATGCCGCTAAAGGTAAGAAAATCGTCATCGTCGGCTGTGGTGCACAGGGACTCAACCAGGGTTTGAATATGCGCGACAGCGGGCTCGACGTGTCTTACACGCTTCGTGCGGCGGCGATCGAAGAAAAGCGTCAGTCTTTCCTCAATGCTTCGGAAAACGGTTTCAAAGTCGGCACCTACGAAGAAATGCTGCCGAGCGCCGACATCGTGATGAATCTGGCGCCCGATAAACAGCACACCAATGTCTGCGAAACGGTTATCCCGCTGATGAAGGAAGGGGCCACGTTCTGCTACGCTCACGGATTCAACATTGTTGAAGAAGGCATGCAGATCCGTAAAGACCTGACGGTCATCATGGTTGCCCCGAAATCGCCGGGTTCTGAAGTGCGCGAAGAATACAAGCGCGGTTTCGGCGTTCCGACCCTCATCGCCTGTCACGTAGCCAACGACCCGCAGGGCGACGGCATGGAAACCGCAAAAGCGCTGGCTGTTGCGCAGGGCGGTCACCACGCCGGTGTGCTCGAATCCAATTTTGTGGC
This window harbors:
- the ilvY gene encoding HTH-type transcriptional activator IlvY; this encodes MTLPGPIPTHMDIQALETFIRTAELLHFGRASQACNLSPSALTRTIQRLEEEVGQPLFLRDNRRVALTEAGNQLLNYARKAVHDWTHFREGLTREESVSGTISIYASITAVYSLLPELLEAYRAKFPDVHLGLRTGAAERAIEQVHSGEIDLAVAARPDRKLQRLEFRPLAETPLVFIQPGTPAFPKVGKFRGQEPLVIPQAGTARNRLDEWFRSNGLTPNIALEVSGNEALIAMVRLGTGIGVVPKLALERSPFRDEVSILRNAPNLKPYVVGLVSSKRNLKYPAVRAMWELAESLQP